A single genomic interval of Candidatus Bathyarchaeota archaeon harbors:
- a CDS encoding 50S ribosomal protein L13 — MKLQSKHVTVVDANNLILGRMATVVAKRLLQGESIIILNAEKTVISGKRLSRVKEAKRKLEIGHPRKGPYYPRRPDRFVKRTIRGMLPRKKPKGKEAHKRLRVFVGIPQEFKDQNVEVISEAKAEKLKCSYITVGELVKEIGWIPAGE; from the coding sequence ATGAAACTGCAAAGCAAACATGTAACAGTCGTTGATGCTAATAATTTGATACTTGGCAGAATGGCAACTGTAGTCGCAAAACGCCTTCTTCAGGGCGAAAGCATCATAATTCTAAACGCAGAGAAAACAGTAATCTCAGGAAAAAGACTTAGCAGAGTAAAAGAGGCAAAAAGAAAGTTGGAAATCGGGCACCCCCGAAAAGGCCCATACTATCCTAGAAGACCCGACCGATTTGTAAAGCGCACTATTCGAGGAATGCTACCTCGAAAAAAGCCAAAAGGTAAAGAAGCGCACAAAAGGTTACGTGTTTTCGTTGGGATACCTCAAGAGTTTAAAGACCAAAACGTGGAAGTAATATCCGAGGCAAAAGCTGAGAAGCTAAAATGCTCATATATTACTGTGGGCGAACTAGTCAAGGAAATTGGATGGATTCCAGCAGGTGAATAA
- a CDS encoding 30S ribosomal protein S13: MPKEFRHITRIADTDLNGTLKVANAISKIKGVGVSIANSIVKKSGVNPDTRLGFLSDQDLEKLEEIINNPTKYDLPEWLFNRRKDLKTGKNLHLTGADLVLQTKTDINLMKATKSWKGYRHSYGLKVRGQRTKTTGRKGKAIGVRKKRVPGGKR, encoded by the coding sequence ATGCCAAAAGAATTTCGCCACATCACGCGAATAGCAGACACAGACCTAAACGGCACCCTGAAAGTAGCCAACGCCATCTCCAAAATAAAAGGAGTAGGAGTCAGCATAGCTAATTCCATAGTAAAAAAGAGCGGAGTAAATCCGGATACCCGCCTTGGATTTCTTTCAGATCAAGACCTAGAAAAGCTGGAAGAAATAATTAATAATCCAACTAAATATGATCTCCCAGAATGGCTTTTTAACCGCCGAAAAGATTTGAAAACAGGAAAAAATTTACATCTCACAGGCGCTGACCTCGTTCTTCAAACCAAGACAGATATAAACCTCATGAAAGCCACGAAATCTTGGAAAGGCTATCGACACTCATATGGGCTAAAAGTGCGTGGTCAACGAACTAAGACCACTGGAAGGAAAGGAAAGGCCATAGGCGTCAGAAAGAAGAGAGTCCCAGGAGGTAAACGATAG
- a CDS encoding 30S ribosomal protein S9, with protein MSSSKKIITISGKRKTATARATIRAGRGRIRINNVPLEIFEPQTARLKMMEPLLQVGDELRNRIDVNIKVSGGGFMGQAEAARMAIARGLLRWTKSKHLQSIFTEYDRTMLAGDPRRKEPKKFGGPGARAKRQKSYR; from the coding sequence ATGTCAAGTTCAAAGAAAATTATAACAATCAGTGGAAAGAGAAAGACCGCTACAGCAAGAGCTACAATAAGAGCTGGCAGAGGGAGAATTCGAATAAACAATGTTCCTCTAGAAATATTTGAGCCACAAACTGCTCGACTAAAAATGATGGAGCCACTTCTTCAAGTTGGCGATGAGCTTCGGAACCGAATTGACGTAAACATAAAGGTTTCAGGTGGAGGTTTCATGGGGCAGGCAGAGGCTGCAAGAATGGCAATCGCTAGAGGACTTCTAAGGTGGACTAAAAGTAAACATTTACAATCGATTTTCACTGAATATGACAGAACCATGCTTGCAGGAGACCCTCGACGAAAAGAACCGAAAAAATTCGGAGGACCAGGTGCTCGCGCCAAGAGGCAAAAAAGCTACAGGTAA
- a CDS encoding 50S ribosomal protein L18e, with protein MRKTKPDNPQLLDLIRFLKRAARENDAKIWGSIADALSKPRSRRISVNLSRINRHTEKGQVVAVAGKVLGSGALRHPATVAAFTFSAAAKEKIKKAKGKCLMFHELVKKNPKGSNVKIVG; from the coding sequence ATGAGAAAAACAAAACCTGACAATCCGCAACTACTTGATCTCATTCGCTTTTTGAAGAGAGCAGCAAGAGAAAATGACGCAAAAATATGGGGTAGCATAGCCGACGCTTTGTCTAAACCAAGGAGCAGACGTATATCAGTAAACCTGAGCCGCATAAATCGCCACACTGAGAAAGGTCAAGTAGTGGCTGTTGCTGGTAAAGTGCTCGGGTCTGGGGCACTTCGTCATCCCGCAACAGTTGCGGCCTTCACATTTTCAGCTGCAGCAAAAGAAAAAATAAAAAAGGCAAAGGGGAAATGCTTAATGTTCCATGAATTGGTCAAAAAGAATCCTAAGGGTTCAAACGTAAAAATTGTTGGGTAG
- a CDS encoding DNA-directed RNA polymerase subunit D, translated as MKIQILEKNEVSLRLLIEGTNAAFANTLRRIIISEVPTMAVDDVVIIENSSTLRDEVLAHRIGLTPLKTDLDTYNLPENCACKSEFGCNLCRVSLVLDVEAEDHTITVYSGDFKSENPSIVPISNKIPWVKLAPEQKIRLEAYARLGKGKSHARWQPVSMCAYKYVPIIKVDTRLCNLCGDCIKVCPKNILVKAGDKIEIRNIENCTLCQDCVDACQRKPKAIEVTWDEDSFIFGIESTGALLPERILQEALNVLDGKLKDFLNQSTGKQDEKNKT; from the coding sequence GTGAAAATTCAAATCTTAGAAAAGAATGAGGTTTCATTACGTCTGCTTATTGAAGGAACTAATGCGGCTTTCGCGAATACACTGCGAAGAATCATAATTTCAGAAGTGCCTACTATGGCCGTAGACGACGTGGTGATTATCGAAAACTCCTCCACGCTTCGAGATGAAGTTCTAGCTCACCGAATTGGACTTACGCCGCTGAAGACCGATCTAGACACCTACAACTTACCTGAAAACTGTGCCTGCAAAAGCGAGTTTGGATGCAACTTGTGCCGCGTATCTCTGGTACTAGACGTAGAAGCAGAAGACCATACCATAACAGTGTATTCCGGGGACTTCAAGTCGGAAAACCCATCTATAGTTCCAATTAGTAACAAGATTCCCTGGGTCAAGTTAGCGCCAGAACAGAAAATAAGGTTAGAAGCTTACGCGCGGTTAGGAAAAGGTAAAAGTCATGCAAGATGGCAGCCCGTTTCTATGTGCGCTTACAAGTATGTGCCGATCATTAAGGTTGACACTAGACTTTGCAACCTTTGTGGCGACTGCATAAAAGTTTGTCCAAAAAACATCCTTGTAAAAGCAGGAGACAAAATCGAGATTCGAAATATTGAAAACTGCACCTTATGTCAAGACTGCGTAGACGCTTGCCAAAGAAAACCCAAAGCAATAGAAGTAACGTGGGACGAAGACTCGTTCATTTTTGGCATTGAATCAACAGGTGCCCTTTTGCCAGAAAGAATTCTACAAGAAGCACTAAACGTCTTAGATGGAAAGCTAAAAGATTTTCTGAACCAATCAACAGGGAAGCAAGATGAGAAAAACAAAACCTGA
- a CDS encoding 30S ribosomal protein S4 translates to MGDPKKQRKKYETPRFPFKIDILQAELKLLGQYGLRNKRELWRHKTVLSKFRGIARSIMAMPEEEGEKLKQQLLRRLDRLGILPETTVLDDVLDLAIEDILERRLQSLVFHKGLAKSIHQARQLITHGHITVSGKKVTAPSYLVLRDEDVHVDYAPMSAIANMNHPLRQTLTSMPQAEAKEEPAEEEKTAA, encoded by the coding sequence GTGGGTGATCCAAAAAAGCAACGGAAAAAATATGAAACTCCCAGGTTTCCTTTTAAGATAGACATATTGCAGGCAGAACTGAAGCTGCTTGGCCAGTATGGACTGCGAAACAAAAGGGAACTGTGGCGTCACAAGACGGTGTTATCGAAGTTCCGGGGCATAGCACGCTCCATAATGGCCATGCCTGAGGAAGAAGGAGAAAAACTGAAGCAGCAACTTTTAAGAAGACTCGACAGACTTGGAATACTTCCAGAAACCACAGTCTTAGATGACGTGTTGGATCTAGCAATTGAAGACATTCTTGAAAGGAGACTGCAATCTCTTGTCTTTCATAAAGGCTTAGCCAAGTCAATTCATCAAGCTCGTCAACTCATAACACACGGTCACATCACCGTTAGTGGGAAAAAAGTAACGGCACCAAGCTATCTAGTGCTAAGAGATGAGGATGTTCATGTTGACTACGCTCCGATGAGCGCCATAGCAAATATGAATCATCCACTGCGTCAAACCCTAACGAGTATGCCTCAGGCTGAGGCAAAAGAGGAACCAGCTGAAGAGGAGAAAACAGCAGCATGA
- a CDS encoding GNAT family N-acetyltransferase, which produces MRVDLKFMRTKIKRVSALDRNDILEISRHIWEGHDYLPFIIDEWLKDPNSYTYGFEVDDRLVAVANLRLIENGRTGWMEGLRVHPDHRRKGFANVLTEHLIKKAEDLGVQRFRYATSTENQASLMLAEKFGFVKVLEMGVFWHPNARIIQSMGNYPHIRKSNPNEVYKLLQGNPHIIPHKVLIYDWKALDSTLKGLETLGKSHEFYIALKAKMDSLSYAYPKRVPERSLWVFTICATEPHGFLSHLSYNIAIALKKGFNAIMGTYEIDFEETLHNVNWGTDERWDTHVVLLEKGMY; this is translated from the coding sequence ATGAGAGTTGATTTGAAATTCATGCGTACAAAAATCAAGAGAGTGTCTGCATTAGACCGGAACGACATACTTGAGATATCGCGACACATCTGGGAGGGGCATGACTACCTTCCCTTTATTATTGACGAGTGGTTGAAAGACCCAAACTCCTATACTTATGGCTTTGAGGTTGACGATCGCCTGGTTGCGGTGGCCAACCTTAGACTCATTGAAAACGGTCGAACAGGATGGATGGAAGGCTTGAGAGTACACCCTGACCACAGGAGAAAAGGGTTTGCAAATGTCCTTACAGAACATCTAATCAAAAAAGCCGAAGACTTAGGTGTCCAGCGATTCCGATATGCAACCTCAACTGAGAATCAAGCCTCACTGATGCTTGCTGAAAAATTTGGGTTTGTCAAAGTATTAGAGATGGGTGTTTTCTGGCATCCAAACGCTAGAATCATACAATCAATGGGAAACTATCCCCATATAAGAAAATCAAATCCTAACGAAGTCTACAAACTATTACAAGGCAATCCGCACATCATCCCCCACAAAGTCTTAATCTACGACTGGAAGGCTCTAGACAGTACACTCAAAGGTCTTGAAACACTTGGAAAGTCCCACGAGTTCTACATAGCATTGAAAGCGAAGATGGATTCATTATCTTATGCCTATCCCAAGCGTGTACCAGAACGATCGCTGTGGGTCTTTACGATCTGTGCCACTGAACCACACGGTTTCCTCTCACATCTCTCCTACAACATAGCTATAGCCTTGAAAAAAGGCTTCAACGCGATTATGGGTACATACGAAATCGACTTCGAAGAAACTCTGCATAATGTGAACTGGGGCACCGACGAACGTTGGGATACTCATGTGGTTCTACTGGAAAAAGGAATGTATTGA
- a CDS encoding DNA-directed RNA polymerase subunit N — protein MIIPVRCFTCGKVVGDKWEDFARRVKEGEDSGKILDDLSVTRYCCRRMLLSHVEIIDEIIKFYEIGKKRQLRPP, from the coding sequence ATGATTATTCCTGTTCGCTGTTTCACATGCGGCAAAGTAGTAGGCGATAAATGGGAGGATTTTGCTAGACGAGTAAAAGAGGGGGAAGATTCAGGCAAGATCTTAGATGATCTCAGCGTAACCCGTTATTGCTGCCGGAGAATGCTTCTTTCTCACGTAGAAATAATCGACGAAATCATCAAATTCTATGAAATTGGAAAAAAAAGACAACTGAGACCACCATAA
- a CDS encoding 30S ribosomal protein S11 — translation MSRKTEKWGIVRIYSSYNNTIIHVTDLSGAETISRTSGGMFVKADRLESSPYAAMRAARAAASTAKEKGITAIHIKVRAPGGSGARTPGPGAQAAIRALARAGFRIGRIEEVTPIPHDGTRRKGGRRGRRV, via the coding sequence ATGAGTAGGAAAACTGAAAAATGGGGCATCGTCCGCATCTACAGTTCATATAACAATACCATCATTCACGTGACGGATCTCTCAGGAGCAGAAACCATTTCAAGAACCAGCGGCGGCATGTTTGTAAAAGCAGACCGCTTAGAATCCTCACCATATGCTGCCATGCGTGCTGCAAGAGCTGCTGCTTCAACTGCAAAGGAAAAAGGCATAACAGCCATACACATAAAAGTAAGAGCTCCTGGTGGTTCAGGTGCCAGAACACCAGGCCCAGGAGCACAGGCAGCCATACGAGCTTTGGCAAGAGCCGGATTTCGCATAGGACGCATTGAAGAAGTTACACCTATTCCTCATGACGGCACTAGAAGAAAAGGTGGGCGAAGAGGCCGAAGAGTATAA
- a CDS encoding DUF362 domain-containing protein, with protein sequence MVSSSVSRGIGRIRVNPYRKDDKVLVSRVTNLRNLKEGILNSVNLIGGFKKIIEKDDEILLKPNFNTADSPPGSSDPDFVKAVIDLLYEHGAGKVVLGESSTRRLSTRRVLEETEMMGKAEEAGAEVVVFDEGRWTRISTGGKYLKKVSLPEIALEAKKVVYVCCMKTHTWAKFTFSLKLAVGFMKPSERIRLHTRSLQKKIADLNLVVHPSLMIMDGRKCFISGGPAKGESRSPGIVLASGDRIAMDVEALKIIESFDGASLKDDPWSYTQIRRAVELGLGAKSVQEYEVINE encoded by the coding sequence GTGGTTAGCTCAAGTGTCAGCCGAGGAATTGGCAGGATTAGGGTTAATCCTTACAGGAAGGACGACAAGGTGCTGGTTAGTAGAGTTACGAATCTCCGTAATCTGAAGGAAGGCATTTTGAACTCTGTGAATTTGATTGGTGGTTTCAAGAAAATTATCGAAAAAGACGATGAAATCCTATTGAAACCAAATTTTAATACCGCGGATTCTCCACCAGGTTCTAGCGATCCTGATTTCGTTAAGGCAGTGATTGATTTGCTATATGAACATGGCGCTGGGAAGGTGGTTCTTGGTGAATCATCTACTCGTCGGCTTTCCACTCGGAGAGTGTTAGAAGAGACAGAAATGATGGGAAAGGCAGAAGAGGCAGGAGCGGAGGTGGTAGTTTTTGATGAGGGAAGATGGACAAGAATCAGTACAGGTGGCAAGTATCTTAAGAAAGTCAGTTTACCTGAAATTGCATTGGAAGCGAAAAAGGTTGTTTATGTTTGTTGCATGAAGACGCACACGTGGGCGAAATTCACTTTTAGCCTGAAATTGGCGGTGGGTTTCATGAAGCCCAGTGAGAGGATACGACTTCACACGAGGAGTTTGCAGAAGAAGATAGCGGACTTAAACTTGGTGGTTCACCCAAGCTTAATGATTATGGATGGGAGGAAATGTTTCATTTCTGGGGGGCCTGCAAAGGGTGAGTCTAGAAGCCCCGGTATTGTATTGGCTTCTGGAGACAGAATAGCTATGGATGTTGAAGCATTGAAAATAATTGAAAGCTTTGATGGTGCCAGCTTGAAAGATGATCCTTGGAGTTATACTCAGATTCGCAGAGCTGTTGAACTTGGATTGGGCGCAAAAAGCGTGCAAGAATATGAAGTTATAAATGAATGA